A genomic segment from Streptomyces sp. NBC_00237 encodes:
- a CDS encoding endo-alpha-N-acetylgalactosaminidase family protein, translated as MSLRFRASCAVAAASSVVFALAGPALPTSAAAPAPAPAADTAVIQSPQLTVTVAKDFPRVLAYTDRARGAQLLGSTKPVTEIVLNGTARPVQAKAAPWVRSDSAAYTLLVPSLPGVEIDATLSVSGRATTFKVTAIRDTEAFRVGTLDIPGHDLVSVGSGESGAQTAFTRLDPDSTRTADVFGKVTAATPVEAAPVGASYGIVNTGALAAAVESNSSYDKPSGAAARDGARLWHRATKADDGSVRVGVWSGQWTYRGEGAPKPESGKDLPWAKVVVTPDANGDRQVDWQDGAVAFRSIGIEAPGSKETADRVVTHIPFNFASQATHPFLRTLDDVKRVSQATDGLGQLAVLKGYGSEGHDSAHPDYGGNYNKRAGGLTDLNKLLKAGKKWGAAFGVHVNATESYPEAKNFSETLVDKTKPGWNWLNQSYYMDQRRDVNSGDLAKRFQQLRDETDRNLNFLYIDVYYTHGWIADKTLQAVQKQGWTVGTEWSEKFEHASLWSHWANDLNYGGKTNKGLNSQIIRFIRNGEKDIWNDHPILGQSAIEEFEGWTGESDWNAFYANIWQRNLPAKFLQQEKIQHWDKDRIDFTGGVRGTVENGKRAYYVGDAKVLDGADYLLPWDGGKKLYHYNKAGGTTSWTVPAAFRQAGSFTVSKLTDNGRVQTATVPVKDGKVTLEATAGQPYVLYPVGRTPAARDADWGEGGKVADPGFNSAKLADWRTTGKAVRDTDDQGRNSAALSGTAPAALSQRVTGLTAGRRYTASAWVEVQPGASRRTTLSIGGKEVAVERSTAKEQTAANDWHGTHFQRAKVNFTAPASGTATLTVRAAQATSDVRVRVDDVRLVANAPATTPGALVHEDFEAVDQGWGPFLKGDAGGDTDPRTHIAQKHAPYTQAGWNGKRVDDVLGGGESLKSHEENDGLVYRTAPWTVPMQDGRQYKVEFDHQSSHARSYEWVTGYDRVGADGKSASVETRRTPIAEQRTTARFSETVTAGCGDTWVGLRKKGGAPDGADFVLDGFTVTDLGPAPERAACGTLALTPAAGAFEPGRKHQVSAAFTNNEATEATDVKLTLGLPDGWTAEPAGPVAFPSVAPGAKVGGSWQVTPPVDAKYQPYELTSAASYAVGGTTRELAATASVRTLPPPPTQDTYASDLDWTSMENGWGPAEKDLSNGETAPGDGKPITLGGVVHAKGLGTASPGTIRYYLGGRCTSFTASVGLDDVQSSRGSVQFGVLADGAEKVKSPVLKGADAGWPLTADVTGATYVDLVTGDGGDGPGNDHADWGSARFQCGG; from the coding sequence ATGTCGCTGAGATTCCGTGCGTCGTGCGCCGTCGCCGCCGCCTCGTCCGTCGTGTTCGCGCTGGCAGGACCAGCGCTCCCCACGTCGGCCGCCGCTCCGGCCCCTGCCCCCGCCGCCGACACCGCCGTCATCCAGTCCCCGCAGCTCACCGTCACCGTGGCCAAGGACTTCCCCCGCGTCCTGGCGTACACCGACCGCGCCCGAGGGGCTCAGCTCCTCGGCAGTACGAAGCCGGTCACCGAGATCGTCCTGAACGGCACGGCCCGCCCGGTCCAGGCGAAGGCCGCACCCTGGGTGCGGTCCGACTCCGCCGCGTACACCCTGCTCGTGCCCTCCCTCCCCGGCGTCGAGATCGACGCCACGCTGTCCGTCAGCGGGCGCGCCACCACCTTCAAGGTGACGGCGATCCGGGACACGGAGGCGTTCCGCGTCGGGACGCTCGACATACCCGGCCACGACCTCGTCTCCGTCGGCAGCGGGGAGAGCGGTGCCCAGACCGCGTTCACCCGGCTCGACCCCGACTCCACGCGCACCGCCGACGTCTTCGGGAAGGTGACAGCCGCGACCCCCGTCGAGGCCGCCCCCGTCGGAGCCTCGTACGGGATCGTGAACACCGGGGCCCTCGCCGCCGCCGTCGAGTCCAACTCCTCGTACGACAAGCCGAGCGGGGCCGCCGCCCGGGACGGCGCCCGTCTCTGGCACCGGGCGACCAAGGCCGACGACGGGTCCGTCCGCGTCGGGGTCTGGTCCGGGCAGTGGACGTATCGCGGAGAGGGCGCGCCGAAGCCCGAGAGCGGCAAGGACCTGCCCTGGGCGAAGGTCGTGGTGACCCCCGACGCCAACGGCGACAGGCAAGTGGACTGGCAGGACGGAGCGGTCGCCTTCCGCTCGATCGGGATCGAGGCGCCGGGCTCGAAGGAGACCGCCGACCGGGTCGTCACCCACATCCCCTTCAACTTCGCCAGCCAGGCCACCCACCCCTTCCTGCGCACCCTCGACGACGTCAAGCGCGTCTCGCAGGCCACGGACGGGCTGGGACAGCTGGCAGTGCTGAAGGGGTACGGGTCCGAGGGGCACGACTCCGCCCACCCCGACTACGGCGGCAACTACAACAAGCGCGCGGGCGGCCTCACCGACCTCAACAAGCTGCTCAAGGCGGGCAAGAAGTGGGGTGCCGCCTTCGGCGTCCACGTCAACGCCACCGAGTCGTACCCCGAGGCCAAGAACTTCAGCGAGACCCTCGTCGACAAGACCAAGCCCGGCTGGAACTGGCTCAACCAGAGCTACTACATGGACCAGCGGCGCGACGTGAACAGCGGCGACCTGGCCAAGCGCTTCCAGCAACTCCGCGACGAGACCGACCGCAACCTCAACTTCCTCTACATCGACGTCTACTACACCCACGGCTGGATCGCGGACAAGACCCTCCAGGCCGTCCAGAAGCAGGGCTGGACCGTCGGCACCGAGTGGTCGGAGAAGTTCGAGCACGCCTCGCTCTGGTCGCACTGGGCGAACGACCTCAACTACGGCGGCAAGACCAACAAGGGCCTCAACTCCCAGATCATCCGCTTCATCCGCAACGGCGAGAAGGACATCTGGAACGACCACCCGATCCTCGGCCAGAGTGCCATCGAGGAGTTCGAGGGCTGGACCGGCGAGAGCGACTGGAACGCCTTCTACGCCAACATCTGGCAGCGCAACCTCCCCGCCAAGTTCCTCCAGCAGGAGAAGATCCAGCACTGGGACAAGGACCGCATCGACTTCACCGGCGGCGTGCGCGGCACCGTCGAGAACGGCAAGCGGGCGTACTACGTCGGCGACGCCAAGGTCCTCGACGGCGCGGACTACCTCCTCCCGTGGGACGGCGGCAAGAAGCTCTACCACTACAACAAGGCCGGGGGGACGACGAGTTGGACCGTTCCGGCCGCCTTCCGGCAGGCCGGTTCCTTCACCGTCAGCAAGCTCACCGACAACGGCCGCGTGCAGACCGCGACCGTGCCGGTGAAGGACGGCAAGGTGACACTGGAGGCGACCGCAGGACAGCCGTACGTCCTCTACCCCGTGGGCCGCACCCCCGCCGCCCGTGACGCGGACTGGGGCGAGGGCGGCAAGGTCGCCGACCCCGGCTTCAACTCCGCGAAGCTCGCCGACTGGCGTACGACGGGCAAGGCCGTCCGCGACACCGACGACCAGGGCCGCAACAGCGCCGCCCTCTCCGGCACCGCCCCCGCCGCCCTCTCCCAGCGCGTCACGGGACTCACGGCGGGCCGGCGCTACACCGCCTCCGCGTGGGTGGAGGTCCAGCCGGGCGCTTCCCGCCGTACGACCCTGAGCATCGGCGGCAAGGAGGTCGCCGTCGAACGCTCCACCGCCAAGGAGCAGACCGCCGCCAACGACTGGCACGGCACCCACTTCCAGCGCGCCAAGGTCAACTTCACCGCCCCGGCCTCGGGGACCGCCACCCTCACCGTCCGGGCGGCGCAGGCGACGTCGGACGTACGGGTACGGGTGGACGACGTACGCCTCGTCGCCAACGCCCCCGCCACCACGCCGGGCGCCCTCGTCCACGAGGACTTCGAGGCCGTCGACCAGGGCTGGGGCCCCTTCTTGAAGGGCGACGCGGGCGGCGACACCGACCCCCGCACCCACATCGCCCAGAAGCACGCCCCGTACACGCAGGCCGGATGGAACGGCAAGCGCGTCGACGACGTGCTCGGCGGCGGCGAATCCCTGAAGTCCCACGAGGAGAACGACGGGCTCGTCTACCGCACCGCCCCCTGGACCGTCCCGATGCAGGACGGCCGCCAGTACAAGGTCGAGTTCGACCACCAGTCCAGCCACGCCCGGTCCTACGAGTGGGTGACCGGCTACGACCGCGTCGGCGCGGACGGCAAGAGCGCCTCCGTCGAGACCCGCCGCACCCCGATCGCCGAACAGCGCACCACCGCCCGCTTCTCCGAGACCGTCACGGCGGGCTGCGGCGACACCTGGGTCGGTCTGCGCAAGAAGGGCGGGGCCCCGGACGGGGCCGACTTCGTCCTCGACGGCTTCACCGTGACCGACCTGGGCCCGGCCCCCGAGCGCGCCGCCTGCGGCACCCTCGCCCTGACCCCGGCCGCCGGAGCCTTCGAGCCCGGCCGGAAGCACCAGGTCAGCGCCGCCTTCACCAACAACGAGGCGACCGAGGCCACCGACGTGAAGCTGACCCTGGGCCTGCCCGACGGCTGGACCGCCGAGCCCGCGGGGCCCGTCGCCTTCCCGTCCGTCGCGCCGGGTGCCAAAGTCGGCGGAAGCTGGCAGGTCACCCCGCCCGTCGACGCGAAGTACCAGCCCTACGAGCTGACCTCGGCCGCCTCGTACGCCGTCGGCGGCACGACGCGCGAGCTCGCCGCCACCGCGAGCGTCCGCACGCTCCCGCCGCCGCCCACCCAGGACACGTACGCCAGCGACCTCGACTGGACGTCCATGGAGAACGGCTGGGGGCCCGCCGAGAAGGACCTGTCCAACGGCGAGACCGCACCCGGCGACGGCAAGCCGATCACCCTGGGCGGCGTCGTCCACGCCAAGGGCCTCGGCACCGCCTCACCCGGCACGATCCGCTACTACCTGGGCGGCAGGTGCACCTCCTTCACCGCGTCGGTCGGGCTCGACGACGTGCAGAGCAGTCGCGGGAGTGTGCAGTTCGGCGTCCTGGCCGACGGCGCGGAGAAGGTGAAGTCGCCGGTGCTGAAGGGTGCCGACGCGGGGTGGCCGCTGACCGCCGACGTGACCGGTGCGACGTACGTCGACCTGGTGACGGGCGACGGCGGCGACGGGCCGGGCAACGACCACGCGGACTGGGGCAGCGCACGCTTCCAGTGCGGCGGCTGA
- a CDS encoding lasso peptide biosynthesis PqqD family chaperone, which translates to MSEWQLRKGIAVTTTEYGGVLLDEKDGTYWQLNECGTLVVTAIAEGRSPSDAVDQLLAEYEVERAEVEADVAELTDQLLKAKIVTRAGASR; encoded by the coding sequence ATGAGCGAGTGGCAGCTCCGCAAGGGGATCGCCGTCACCACCACCGAGTACGGCGGGGTCCTCCTGGACGAGAAGGACGGCACCTACTGGCAGTTGAACGAGTGCGGCACCCTCGTCGTGACCGCCATCGCCGAGGGCCGCTCCCCGTCCGACGCCGTCGACCAGCTCCTCGCCGAGTACGAGGTGGAGCGGGCCGAGGTCGAGGCGGACGTCGCCGAACTCACCGACCAGCTCCTCAAGGCGAAGATCGTCACGCGGGCGGGGGCCTCCCGATGA
- a CDS encoding acyl-CoA carboxylase subunit beta — protein MTVLDTPGAPGEPTDSRGRVAELHALREQARRGPSERATEAQHAKGKLTARERIGLLLDPDSFQEVEQLRRHRATGFGLENKKPYTDGVITGWGTVEGRTVFVYAHDFRIFGGALGEAHATKIHKIMDMAISAGAPLVSLNDGAGARIQEGVSALAGYGGIFQRNTRASGVIPQISVMLGPCAGGAAYSPALTDFVFMVRETSQMFITGPDVVRAVTGEEITQNGLGGADVHAETSGVAHFAYDDEETCIAEVRYLISMLPSNNRENPPTVVSEDPADRRGDVLLDLVPADGNRPYDMRKVIEELVDDGDYLEIHERWATNILCALARLDGQVVGIVANQPQSLAGVLDIEASEKAARFVQMCDAFNIPIVTLLDVPGFLPGVDQEHGGIIRHGAKLLYAYCNATVPRISLILRKAYGGAYIVMDSQSIGADLTYAWPTNEIAVMGAEGAANVIFRKQIAEAQDPEAMRARMVKEYKAELMHPYYAAERGLVDDVIDPAETRQVLISSLAMLRNKHADLPSRKHGNPPQ, from the coding sequence ATGACCGTTTTGGATACTCCGGGTGCTCCGGGCGAGCCCACCGACTCCCGCGGCCGGGTGGCCGAGCTGCACGCGCTGCGTGAGCAGGCGCGCAGGGGGCCGAGTGAGCGGGCCACCGAGGCCCAGCACGCGAAGGGCAAGCTGACGGCGCGCGAGCGCATCGGGCTGCTGCTGGACCCGGACTCCTTCCAGGAGGTCGAGCAGTTGCGCAGGCACCGGGCGACCGGTTTCGGCCTGGAGAACAAGAAGCCGTACACCGACGGTGTCATCACCGGCTGGGGCACGGTCGAGGGCCGCACGGTCTTCGTGTACGCGCACGACTTCCGGATCTTCGGCGGCGCGCTGGGCGAGGCCCACGCCACGAAGATCCACAAGATCATGGACATGGCCATCTCGGCCGGTGCCCCGCTGGTCTCCCTGAACGACGGAGCGGGCGCCCGCATCCAGGAGGGCGTCTCCGCCCTCGCCGGATACGGCGGCATCTTCCAGCGCAACACCCGTGCCTCGGGCGTCATCCCGCAGATCAGTGTGATGCTCGGTCCGTGCGCGGGCGGTGCCGCCTACAGTCCGGCGCTGACCGACTTCGTGTTCATGGTCCGCGAGACCTCGCAGATGTTCATCACCGGGCCGGACGTGGTGCGGGCGGTGACGGGCGAGGAGATCACGCAGAACGGGCTCGGCGGGGCCGACGTCCACGCCGAGACCTCCGGCGTCGCGCACTTCGCGTACGACGACGAGGAGACCTGCATCGCCGAGGTCCGCTACCTCATCTCGATGCTCCCCTCCAACAACCGCGAGAACCCGCCCACGGTCGTCTCCGAAGACCCGGCGGACCGGCGCGGGGACGTCCTCCTGGACCTCGTCCCGGCCGACGGCAACCGCCCGTACGACATGCGCAAGGTCATCGAGGAGCTCGTCGACGACGGCGACTACCTGGAGATCCACGAGCGCTGGGCCACCAACATCCTGTGCGCCCTGGCCCGCCTCGACGGTCAGGTCGTCGGCATCGTCGCCAACCAGCCGCAGTCGCTGGCGGGTGTCCTGGACATCGAGGCCAGTGAAAAAGCTGCCCGGTTCGTCCAGATGTGCGATGCTTTCAACATTCCCATCGTGACGCTGCTCGACGTCCCGGGCTTCCTGCCGGGCGTCGACCAGGAGCACGGCGGCATCATCCGGCACGGCGCGAAGCTGCTGTACGCCTACTGCAACGCGACGGTGCCCCGCATCTCGCTCATCCTGCGCAAGGCGTACGGCGGCGCGTACATCGTCATGGACTCGCAGTCCATCGGTGCCGACCTGACCTACGCCTGGCCGACCAACGAGATCGCCGTGATGGGCGCGGAGGGCGCGGCCAACGTGATCTTCCGCAAGCAGATCGCGGAGGCCCAGGACCCGGAGGCGATGCGGGCGCGCATGGTCAAGGAGTACAAGGCCGAGCTGATGCACCCGTACTACGCGGCCGAGCGCGGACTGGTCGACGACGTGATCGACCCGGCGGAGACCCGCCAGGTCCTCATCTCCTCCCTCGCGATGCTGCGCAACAAGCACGCGGACCTGCCGTCGCGCAAGCACGGCAACCCGCCCCAGTGA
- a CDS encoding ATP/GTP-binding protein yields the protein MDFASSSSGAARSTTSAKIVVAGGFGVGKTTFVGAVSEINPLRTEAVMTSASAGIDDLTHTGDKTTTTVAMDFGRITLDQDLILYLFGTPGQDRFWFMWDDLVRGAIGAVVLVDTRRLADCFPAVDYFENSGLPFVIALNGFDGHQPYNPEEVREALQIGPDTPIITTDARHRADAKSALITLVEHALMARLR from the coding sequence GTGGACTTCGCAAGCTCTAGCAGCGGAGCAGCCCGCTCCACAACCTCCGCGAAGATCGTGGTGGCGGGCGGCTTCGGCGTCGGCAAGACGACGTTCGTCGGAGCCGTGTCGGAGATCAACCCGCTGCGTACCGAGGCCGTCATGACGTCCGCGTCGGCGGGCATCGACGACCTCACCCACACCGGGGACAAGACGACCACGACGGTCGCGATGGACTTCGGCCGCATCACGCTGGACCAGGATCTGATCCTGTACCTCTTCGGTACGCCCGGACAGGACCGGTTCTGGTTCATGTGGGACGACCTGGTGCGCGGTGCGATCGGCGCGGTCGTGCTGGTCGACACGCGCCGTCTCGCGGACTGCTTCCCGGCGGTGGACTACTTCGAGAACAGTGGTCTGCCCTTCGTCATCGCGCTGAACGGCTTTGACGGGCATCAGCCGTACAACCCGGAGGAGGTCCGGGAGGCCCTGCAGATCGGGCCGGACACTCCGATCATCACGACGGATGCGCGGCACCGGGCGGATGCGAAGAGTGCGCTGATCACGCTGGTGGAGCATGCGCTGATGGCGCGGTTGCGCTGA
- a CDS encoding DUF742 domain-containing protein, translating to MATPPNGSSADWPYGRGPGQGQGGQSDPSQNRFNFPSAPSRSPQGGPPPSGYQQQPYEQRPYQQQPPQSPQHRGQHSGIQPVPPRQAAGRAGSPSSSSSGNGGHNPLVRPYAMTGGRTRPRYQLAIEALVHTTAEPSRLQGQLPEHQRICHLCREIKSVAEISALLSIPLGVARILVADLAEAGLVAIHQPGGDEAAGGQPDVTLLERVLSGLRKL from the coding sequence GTGGCAACGCCCCCAAACGGTTCGTCGGCCGACTGGCCCTATGGCCGTGGCCCGGGTCAGGGCCAGGGTGGTCAGAGCGACCCCTCGCAGAACCGGTTCAACTTCCCCTCTGCGCCGAGCCGTTCCCCGCAGGGCGGCCCCCCGCCCTCGGGCTACCAGCAGCAGCCGTACGAGCAGCGCCCCTATCAGCAGCAGCCCCCGCAGTCCCCGCAGCACCGCGGGCAGCACTCCGGCATCCAGCCGGTGCCGCCCCGGCAGGCGGCGGGCCGCGCGGGCTCCCCGTCCTCCTCTTCCTCAGGGAACGGCGGACACAACCCCCTGGTACGTCCGTACGCCATGACGGGCGGCCGGACCAGGCCCCGCTACCAGCTCGCCATCGAGGCGCTGGTGCACACCACGGCGGAACCCAGCAGGCTGCAAGGGCAGTTGCCCGAGCACCAGCGGATCTGCCACCTGTGCCGTGAGATCAAGTCGGTCGCCGAGATCTCCGCACTGCTCTCCATCCCCCTCGGCGTAGCCCGAATCCTCGTCGCCGACCTGGCAGAGGCCGGACTCGTCGCCATTCACCAGCCCGGCGGCGACGAAGCCGCGGGCGGTCAGCCAGATGTGACACTGCTCGAAAGGGTGCTCAGTGGACTTCGCAAGCTCTAG
- a CDS encoding YceI family protein — protein sequence MGIFGRKGNTTTSTTTTTTPTAVDPALAALTGTYTVDASHTRVGFTARHAMVTNVRGAFTDLDGTLKLDGSDPSGSKASITIRMASIDTGAADRDGHLRSADFFDAETFPEMTFRSTKAEQLGGSDYRITGDLTIKDTTRPLSIDLEFNGSATDPFGNERVGFEGSATILRSDWGLTWNAALEAGGVLVSDKIKLNFDISAIKDAA from the coding sequence ATGGGCATCTTCGGCCGCAAGGGCAACACCACCACGTCCACCACCACCACCACCACCCCCACCGCCGTGGACCCGGCCCTGGCCGCCCTGACCGGCACCTACACGGTCGACGCGAGCCACACCCGCGTCGGCTTCACCGCCCGCCACGCGATGGTCACCAACGTCCGGGGAGCCTTCACCGACCTCGACGGCACCCTGAAGCTGGACGGCTCGGACCCGTCGGGCTCAAAGGCGTCCATCACCATCCGCATGGCCAGCATCGACACGGGTGCGGCGGACCGCGACGGCCACCTGCGCAGCGCGGACTTCTTCGACGCGGAGACCTTCCCGGAGATGACGTTCCGCTCGACGAAGGCGGAGCAGCTGGGCGGCTCGGACTACCGGATCACGGGCGACCTGACCATCAAGGACACCACCCGCCCGCTCTCCATCGACCTGGAGTTCAACGGCTCGGCCACCGACCCCTTCGGCAACGAGCGCGTCGGCTTCGAGGGCTCGGCGACGATCCTGCGCTCGGACTGGGGCCTGACGTGGAACGCGGCACTGGAGGCCGGTGGGGTCCTGGTCAGCGACAAGATCAAGCTGAACTTCGACATCTCGGCCATCAAGGACGCCGCCTGA
- a CDS encoding keywimysin-related RiPP produces the protein MTTMKKTYVKPSLFNQGDFSKKTAGMFYASCKEFWSRRLCI, from the coding sequence GTGACGACGATGAAGAAGACCTACGTCAAGCCGTCGCTGTTCAACCAGGGCGACTTCAGCAAGAAGACCGCGGGCATGTTCTATGCCTCGTGCAAGGAGTTCTGGTCCCGTCGGCTCTGTATCTGA
- a CDS encoding lasso peptide biosynthesis B2 protein, with translation MTTEMTMPRRGAGPGGLRLRAAVAAALLLAKLKPGRLRQVLTLLSRGARPATYDQTLETYERVVATSRKCAGWYGCLPRSIAISLVCRMSGTFPDWHAGVRNAPPFQPHAWVSAESRTVGEQNVTDFRPLMKVTPGGR, from the coding sequence ATGACCACCGAGATGACGATGCCGCGTCGCGGTGCGGGCCCCGGCGGCCTGCGCCTGCGCGCGGCCGTCGCGGCGGCGCTCCTCCTCGCCAAGCTCAAGCCGGGCCGCCTGCGCCAGGTCCTCACCCTGCTCAGCAGGGGCGCGCGACCGGCCACGTACGACCAGACCCTCGAAACGTACGAACGGGTCGTGGCGACGAGCCGCAAGTGCGCGGGCTGGTACGGCTGCCTTCCCCGCTCCATCGCCATCTCCCTCGTCTGCCGGATGTCCGGCACCTTCCCCGACTGGCACGCGGGCGTCCGCAACGCCCCGCCCTTCCAGCCCCACGCCTGGGTCTCGGCGGAGTCCCGCACGGTCGGCGAACAGAACGTGACGGACTTCCGCCCCCTGATGAAGGTGACCCCGGGTGGGCGGTGA
- a CDS encoding asparagine synthase-related protein, which produces MPGRSSLRDFFVVLPDTDEGEAAAGRLRSAAADATDPGEAAGAFQTVPHPSGRPWILARLLVRNLVQVTRGDDALVLIGPNKTPAARLDAVLGPARDTLDLHRRLTELPGLGHVVTRIGDETCVRGTASGHRRVYHAALSVGGGERDDRLGVRGSPPGSTRHAALSAGGRVASDRPAVLARLTGADLDEGALALRLLDFVPHPLRERPVWQGVEEIDPAYALLLSAGARSGTGPAFSVRRWWQPPVPRLTMAEGAPLVAAALAASVAAHLQGRTRVSGELSGGMDSTSVTFLAQQAGAPDTALLTVAARDDRSEDQVWAERGVAEARKDGSYQNGSRKIEHTVVPADDAPLFYADLRATSGELLDEPFPVAPARARAAMLLGRAAATGSEYHLTGYGGDELFNGLASACQDLLPGKPLKAWNRISALRHQSGWPLLPTLRGMLFPPSFGNWLAGSLIDTATADSRTPQVSWGMRQAMRPWFTDKAKSLIREEFRTAAAHAQPIAPRPGRHMDLDTVRLGARYFQAMEDLGAGLGLPVAAPFFDDRVVEAVMSVRVEDRVVPWRYKPLLVEAMRGVVPDVLLARTTKDHMSADDIQGLREHAGSLRELWTGSLLDERGLIDAKQLRRLADDPYSPLLQQHPIDSTVSCEAWLRTAQDAWPSTTNSEART; this is translated from the coding sequence ATGCCCGGCCGTTCGAGCCTGCGTGACTTCTTTGTCGTCCTTCCGGACACCGATGAAGGCGAGGCGGCGGCCGGGCGTCTTCGCTCGGCGGCCGCCGATGCCACCGACCCCGGCGAAGCCGCCGGTGCCTTCCAGACCGTCCCCCACCCCTCCGGCCGTCCGTGGATCCTCGCCCGGCTGCTCGTACGGAACCTGGTCCAGGTCACCCGGGGCGACGACGCCCTGGTGCTGATCGGCCCGAACAAGACACCCGCCGCGCGCCTGGACGCCGTCCTCGGCCCGGCCCGCGACACCCTCGACCTGCACCGCCGCCTGACCGAACTGCCCGGCCTCGGCCATGTGGTGACACGTATCGGCGACGAGACCTGCGTACGCGGCACCGCCTCCGGCCACCGCCGCGTCTACCACGCCGCGTTGTCTGTGGGCGGCGGCGAGCGGGACGATCGGCTGGGGGTCCGGGGGTCGCCCCCCGGGTCAACACGGCACGCCGCGTTGTCTGCGGGCGGCCGGGTCGCCTCCGACCGCCCCGCCGTCCTCGCCCGCCTCACCGGCGCGGACCTCGACGAAGGCGCGCTCGCGCTGCGCCTCCTCGACTTCGTCCCGCACCCGCTGCGCGAACGCCCGGTCTGGCAGGGCGTCGAGGAGATCGACCCCGCGTACGCGCTGCTGCTGAGCGCGGGCGCGCGCTCGGGCACGGGACCCGCCTTCTCGGTACGCCGCTGGTGGCAGCCGCCCGTACCCCGCCTGACCATGGCCGAGGGCGCCCCGCTCGTCGCCGCCGCGCTCGCCGCTTCGGTCGCCGCGCACCTTCAGGGCCGCACCCGGGTCAGCGGCGAACTCTCCGGCGGCATGGACTCCACCTCCGTCACCTTCCTCGCCCAGCAGGCCGGGGCGCCGGACACCGCGCTCCTGACGGTCGCCGCCCGCGACGACCGCTCCGAGGACCAGGTCTGGGCGGAACGGGGAGTGGCCGAAGCCCGCAAGGACGGGTCGTACCAGAACGGGTCGCGCAAGATCGAGCACACCGTCGTCCCCGCCGACGACGCCCCCCTCTTCTACGCCGACCTCCGCGCCACCTCCGGCGAACTCCTCGACGAGCCCTTCCCCGTCGCCCCCGCCCGCGCCCGCGCCGCGATGCTGCTCGGGCGGGCCGCCGCCACCGGCTCCGAGTACCACCTCACCGGCTACGGCGGCGACGAACTCTTCAACGGCCTCGCCTCTGCCTGCCAGGACCTCCTCCCGGGCAAACCCCTCAAGGCGTGGAACCGGATCAGCGCCCTGCGCCACCAGTCCGGCTGGCCCCTGCTCCCCACCCTGCGCGGCATGCTCTTCCCGCCGTCCTTCGGCAACTGGCTGGCGGGCTCCCTCATCGACACCGCGACCGCCGACTCCCGTACCCCGCAGGTCTCCTGGGGGATGCGGCAGGCGATGCGGCCCTGGTTCACGGACAAGGCGAAGAGCCTGATCCGGGAGGAGTTCCGTACGGCGGCGGCCCACGCGCAGCCCATCGCGCCGCGCCCCGGCCGACACATGGACCTCGACACCGTCCGGCTCGGCGCGCGCTACTTCCAGGCCATGGAGGACCTCGGGGCGGGCCTCGGCCTGCCGGTCGCCGCGCCGTTCTTCGACGACCGGGTCGTCGAAGCGGTCATGTCCGTACGGGTCGAGGACCGCGTGGTCCCGTGGCGGTACAAGCCCCTCCTGGTGGAGGCCATGCGCGGAGTCGTACCCGACGTACTCCTCGCCCGTACCACCAAGGACCACATGTCCGCCGACGACATCCAGGGGCTGCGCGAACACGCCGGCTCCCTGCGGGAGTTGTGGACCGGATCCCTCCTCGACGAACGCGGCCTGATCGACGCGAAGCAGCTCCGCCGCCTCGCCGACGACCCGTACTCGCCGCTCCTCCAGCAGCACCCCATCGACTCCACGGTGTCCTGCGAAGCCTGGCTGCGCACGGCCCAGGACGCCTGGCCCTCCACCACGAACAGCGAGGCACGCACATGA
- a CDS encoding acyl-CoA carboxylase subunit epsilon, with protein sequence MTTPAADTKNLLRVEKGEAAPEELAAITAILLARAAARPAEVSAAHGRTAAGWRRLERTPGFRAPHSWQG encoded by the coding sequence ATGACCACCCCTGCTGCCGATACGAAGAACCTCCTGCGCGTGGAGAAGGGCGAGGCGGCCCCCGAGGAACTGGCCGCCATCACCGCGATCCTCCTCGCCCGTGCCGCCGCCCGCCCCGCCGAGGTCTCGGCCGCGCACGGCCGCACCGCTGCGGGCTGGCGCCGCCTGGAGCGCACCCCGGGCTTCCGCGCCCCCCACAGCTGGCAGGGCTAA